Proteins encoded within one genomic window of Manis pentadactyla isolate mManPen7 chromosome 4, mManPen7.hap1, whole genome shotgun sequence:
- the CCL16 gene encoding C-C motif chemokine 16 has translation MAVSTAALLLLTLLLTTAASHSQPRIPESVNSPSTCCLKYHEKVLPKKLVAGYRKALNCYLPAIIFVTKKNREICANPEDKWVQGYIKDPNLPLLPPRNLAPVITIRSVKG, from the exons ATGGCAGTCTCCACAGCTGCCCTCTTGCTCCTCACTCTCCTCCTCACCACTGCCGCTTCTCACAGCCAGCCCA GAATTCCTGAGTCGGTGAACTCTCCATCCACCTGCTGCCTGAAGTATCACGAGAAAGTATTGCCAAAGAAACTGGTGGCGGGATACAGAAAGGCCCTCAACTGTTACCTGCCAGCAATCAT CTTTGTTACCAAGAAGAACCGAGAGATCTGCGCCAACCCCGAAGACAAATGGGTCCAAGGTTACATCAAGGATCCCAACCTACCTTTGCTGCCCCCAAGGAACCTGGCCCCAGTTATTACTATTAGATCAGTCAAAGGCTAA